From Electrophorus electricus isolate fEleEle1 chromosome 8, fEleEle1.pri, whole genome shotgun sequence, the proteins below share one genomic window:
- the bub1 gene encoding mitotic checkpoint serine/threonine-protein kinase BUB1 isoform X4, with protein MDINFYLQTFEASVKDYAGDDPLDPWDQFVRFLECRLPSEEKRGISVVLDRLVQRFLQDKRYHNDLRYVNHCIKCASFHPDAAHVYSSVHAEGVGARCAALYVSWAQHLEQKGQLSQALQVYERAVEYQAEPLDIVQHHCGLFQSRTAKSQTMASDHVRSPLQNSLLVNQNPPQRDLVLPQCKEPENVPADGTVRIISRSENNPKASTSEVECVSMYCVKELQGEGFELSFEELRARRYHGRRRHEEEHRHQEESLRRYEEEKEEIRRMKKQLEELNNKLSESDQQLFVSVSCNVQEPVKPRNTGSPSERPGPCPAPVSGPAPASGPGSVSLSQRPASPAPVGGSEQSQAPAGERPLLSVRRSMSNPLREVGCLLADTRTALHTHPAAAATPSNWRAACLSVSTHVLPQSVPLARAPTAASVQQGDTPAQDTSAEADSITDMSHGALNHSHITPNTSLGLMAATPSRVVPSPTVNTREALDVIMDMFQAPTLLQDTFFNTTSQAHDHSLEKSYRAPGSAPPVKPPSSAPFRIYQDDGEESRGAEVVKAKAMAARPLMEVPMSKALSTDVESLGEDSAVWGPHYGSSITRDITLDTHLVSTPLQYTSLENGPRGFSGVEENPYMRQPTKLSPILEQSPSEEKLSEGAESTMRGQGTIVGEGVCLLQHGHALSLSQHNQTGCNTSRQPLAALSFPEPMVVPAPGEADRGTGAKPSWSVYQSPERSSHAGRAGEISAQAPQPSVRELQLELPGSTLCLGQEDVDVPLPETSFHRHRPQKQVSCVDVPMSLDPAPGFGWLPVESPARMTELDLCVLGRSTQTPRAAPGPLLVSSKPSGAVYQSPGRLLNPHHVPLSSCDPLEESDDHSLPDPRNLLSKRSFNRQMSEKRVLEVVGGTQKSLLASPKPALTLVQDVPMSPGPALGLSWLHTDSPPRTDEPDLDVLMTPRRSPVAMDVSTPPAPQQRCDVDVPLSPTRQSASTAAPTRLVPDPWDEDLIASLLSGLLTPLSSSPSLSVCSLDVPTITPMMTVNMAEDCVRVDSVLGQGAFATVYQATNLTTCQKLTLKVQKPANPWEFYINGQLNSRVKPRARHLFTQLHCAHLFTNGSVLVGELHGCGTLLNVVNLYKCRSEKVLPQPLVLYFTVCILHMVEELHQARLIHADIKPDNFLLGDRFLESESFDAENMDHGLVLIDFGQSIDMSLFPEGTAFTARCMTSGFQCTEMLSARPWNYQTDYFGIAGTVHCMMFGSYMQMRARRVKWNLCPV; from the exons ATGGATATTAACTTTTATCTGCA gaCCTTCGAAGCGAGTGTGAAGGACTACGCTGGGGATGACCCCCTCGACCCGTGGGATCA GTTTGTGCGGTTCCTGGAGTGCAGACTGCCATCAGAAGAGAAGAGGGGTATTTCTGTTGTGTTGGACCGCCTGGTACAGAGGTTTCTGCAGGATAAACGCTACCACAACGACCTCAGATACGTGAACCACTGCATTAAATGC GCCAGTTTCCACCCGGACGCGGCCCATGTGTACAGCTCGGTGCATGCGGAGGGCGTGGGCGCCCGCTGTGCTGCGCTCTACGTGTCCTGGGCTCAGCACTTGGAGCAGAAGGGGCAGTTGTCTCAGGCCCTGCAGGTGTACGAGAGGGCCGTGGAGTACCAGGCAGAGCCCCTGGACATCGTGCAGCACCACTGCGG ACTGTTCCAGAGCAGAACCGCAAAAAGTCAGACGATGGCGTCTG ACCACGTGCGGAGTCCTCTTCAGAATTCCCTGCTGGTCAACCAGAACCCCCCGCAGAGGGACCTGGTCCTGCCTCAGTGTAAG GAGCCTGAAAACGTTCCGGCCGACGGAACCGTTCGCAT AATCTCTCGCTCGGAGAACAACCCGAAAGCCAGCACCAGcgaggtggagtgtgtgtccatgtacTGTGTGAAGGAGCTACAGGGTGAAGGATTTGAACTGAGCTTTGAGGAGTTGAGAGCACGCCGCTACCACGGCCGGCGCAGACATGAGGAGGAGCACCGACATCAGG AGGAATCATTGAGGAGGtatgaagaggagaaagaggagataAGGAGAATGAAGAAACAGCTAGAAGAGCTTAACAACAAACTGAGTGAATCAGACCAG cagctgtttgtttcagtttcatGCAATGTTCAGGAACCAGTGAAACCTAGAAATACAGGGAGTCCTTCAGAAAGACCTGGGCCATGCCCCGCCCCTGTGTCTGGCCCCGCCCCCGCGTCTGGTCctggctctgtctctctctcccagaggCCTGCATCTCCAGCCCCAGTGGGCGGCTCTGAGCAAAGTCAGGCCCCAGCAGGAGAGCGCCCCCTTCTCTCTGTGAGGAGAAGCATGTCTAACCCGCTGAGGGAGGTGGGGTGTCTTctggcagacacacgcacggcgttacacacacaccccgcagcTGCCGCGACGCCCTCCAATTGGCGAGCGGCGTGTCTGAGTGTCAGCACACACGTGCTGCCCCAGTCTGTCCCTCTCGCCCGCGCCCCGACAGCAGCGAGTGTCCAGCAGGGGgacacaccagcaca AGACACGTCAGCAGAGGCAGACTCAATCACAGACA tgtctcaCGGAGCCCTGAACCACTCTCATATCACTCCTAACACATCTCTGGGTCTGATGGCAGCCACACCTTCCCGTGTGGTCCCCTCCCCCACCGTCAACACGCGTGAGGCTTTGG ACGTGATCATGGACATGTTCCAGGCCCCTACTCTACTCCAGGACACATTCTTCAACACCACGAGCCAGGCACATGACCACAGCCTTGAGAAGAGCTACAGAGCCCCTG gttcagCACCACCCGTCAAACCTCCTTCGTCGGCTCCTTTCAGGatctaccaggatgatggcGAGGAGAGCAGAGG GGCGGAGGTGGTGAAGGCCAAGGCAATGGCAGCACGCCCTTTGATGGAGGTCCCTATGTCCAAG GCCCTGAGCACTGATGTCGAGTCCCTGGGTGAGGATAGTGCCGTGTGGGGTCCACACTATGGCTCCAGCATCACTCGAGACATCACCCTAGACACACACCTGGTGTCCACTCCACTCCAGTACACCAGCCTGG AAAATGGTCCCAGAGGGTTCAGTGGTGTGGAGGAAAACCCATACATGCGTCAGCCCACCAAGCTCAG CCCTATCCTGGAGCAGAGTCCGTCTGAGGAGAAGCTGTCTGAGGGTGCTGAGAGCACTATGAGGGGGCAGGGCACAATCgtaggggagggggtgtgtctTCTACAGCATGGCCACGCCCTCTCCCTCAGCCAACACAACCAGACCGGCTGCAACACCAGCAGACAGCCACTGGCAGCTCTGTCCTTTCCAGAGCCCATGGTTGTGCCCGCCCCCGGTGAAGCTGACAGAGGCACCGGTGCCAAGCCCAGCTGGAGCGTCTATCAGAGCCCAGAGAGATCCAGCCACGCGGGCAGAGCGGGAGAGATCAGCGCACAGGCTCCACAGCCGTCTGTCAGAGAGCTCCAGCTGGAGCTTCCCGGCTCGACGCTGTGCTTGGGCCAGGAGGACGTCGATGTCCCTCTACCTGAGACGTCCTTCCACAGGCACAGACCACAGAAGCAGGTGTCCTGCGTGGATGTTCCCATGAGCCTGGACCCAGCTCCAGGGTTTGGCTGGCTTCCGGTGGAGAGTCCAGCTCGTATGACAGAATTGGACCTGTGTGTCCTGGGCAGGTCCACTCAGACACCCAGAGCAGCTCCTGGACCACTGCTGGTGAGCTCTAAACCCAGTGGGGCCGTGTACCAGAGCCCAGGGCGTCTGCTTAACCCCCACCACGTCCCTCTCTCCAGCTGCGACCCACTGGAGGAATCGGATGACCACTCACTCCCAGATCCCAGAAACCTTCTCTCCAAGAGATCCTTCAACAGGCAGATGTCAGAGAAAAGAGTCTTGGAAGTTGTAGGCGGTACTCAGAAGTCTCTTTTGGCGAGTCCGAAGCCAGCATTGACTCTTGTCCAGGATGTTCCCATGAGCCCAGGACCAGCCCTGGGCCTCAGCTGGCTCCACACGGACAGCCCGCCCCGCACGGATGAACCCGACCTGGACGTGCTGATGACGCCACGGCGCTCGCCTGTGGCGATGGACGTTTCAACGCCTCCTGCCCCTCAGCAGCGATGTGACGTGGACGTCCCCCTGAGTCCCACGCGGCAGTCTGCGTCCACGGCAGCTCCCACAC ggctgGTGCCTGACCCATGGGACGAGGACCTGATTGCGTCTCTGCTGTCTGGTCTCCTGACTCCTCTGTCGTCTTCCCCCAGCCTGAGTGTCTGCTCCCTCGATGTCCCTACCATCACACCGATGATGACTGTGAACATGG CTGAGGATTGTGTGCGCGTGGACTCTGTGCTGGGTCAGGGAGCCTTTGCTACCGTCTACCAGGCCACAAACCTTACAACCTGTCAGAAACTCACCCTGAAG GTGCAGAAGCCGGCCAACCCGTGGGAGTTCTACATCAACGGGCAGCTGAACTCCCGCGTCAAGCCCCGAGCGCGGCACCTGTTCACCCAGCTCCACTGCGCACACCTGTTCACCAACGGCAGCGTGCTTGTCGGAGAGCTGCACGGCTGTGGCACACTGCTG AATGTGGTGAACCTGTACAAGTGTCGTAGCGAGAAGGTGCTGCCCCAGCCACTGGTGCTCTACTTCACTGTGTGTATCCTCCACATGGTGGAGGAGCTACACCAGGCGCGCCTCATCCACGCCGACATCAAACCCGACAACTTCCTGCTCGGAGACAG GTTTCTGGAGAGCGAGAGCTTCGATGCGGAGAACATGGACCACGGTCTGGTTCTGATCGATTTCGGCCAAAGCATCGACATGAGCCTGTTCCCCGAGGGCACAGCCTTCACCGCACGCTGCATGACATCCGGCTTTCAGTGCACCGAGATGCTGAGCGCACGGCCCTGGAACTACCAG ACGGACTACTTTGGCATTGCTGGCACTGTGCACTGTATGATGTTTGGGTCATACATGCAG ATGAGGGCGAGACGTGTGAAGTGGAATCTCTGTCCTGTCTGA
- the bub1 gene encoding mitotic checkpoint serine/threonine-protein kinase BUB1 isoform X3, with the protein MDINFYLQTFEASVKDYAGDDPLDPWDQFVRFLECRLPSEEKRGISVVLDRLVQRFLQDKRYHNDLRYVNHCIKCASFHPDAAHVYSSVHAEGVGARCAALYVSWAQHLEQKGQLSQALQVYERAVEYQAEPLDIVQHHCGLFQSRTAKSQTMASDHVRSPLQNSLLVNQNPPQRDLVLPQCKEPENVPADGTVRIISRSENNPKASTSEVECVSMYCVKELQGEGFELSFEELRARRYHGRRRHEEEHRHQEESLRRYEEEKEEIRRMKKQLEELNNKLSESDQQLFVSVSCNVQEPVKPRNTGSPSERPGPCPAPVSGPAPASGPGSVSLSQRPASPAPVGGSEQSQAPAGERPLLSVRRSMSNPLREVGCLLADTRTALHTHPAAAATPSNWRAACLSVSTHVLPQSVPLARAPTAASVQQGDTPAQDTSAEADSITDMSHGALNHSHITPNTSLGLMAATPSRVVPSPTVNTREALDVIMDMFQAPTLLQDTFFNTTSQAHDHSLEKSYRAPGSAPPVKPPSSAPFRIYQDDGEESRGAEVVKAKAMAARPLMEVPMSKALSTDVESLGEDSAVWGPHYGSSITRDITLDTHLVSTPLQYTSLENGPRGFSGVEENPYMRQPTKLSPILEQSPSEEKLSEGAESTMRGQGTIVGEGVCLLQHGHALSLSQHNQTGCNTSRQPLAALSFPEPMVVPAPGEADRGTGAKPSWSVYQSPERSSHAGRAGEISAQAPQPSVRELQLELPGSTLCLGQEDVDVPLPETSFHRHRPQKQVSCVDVPMSLDPAPGFGWLPVESPARMTELDLCVLGRSTQTPRAAPGPLLVSSKPSGAVYQSPGRLLNPHHVPLSSCDPLEESDDHSLPDPRNLLSKRSFNRQMSEKRVLEVVGGTQKSLLASPKPALTLVQDVPMSPGPALGLSWLHTDSPPRTDEPDLDVLMTPRRSPVAMDVSTPPAPQQRCDVDVPLSPTRQSASTAAPTRLVPDPWDEDLIASLLSGLLTPLSSSPSLSVCSLDVPTITPMMTVNMAEDCVRVDSVLGQGAFATVYQATNLTTCQKLTLKVQKPANPWEFYINGQLNSRVKPRARHLFTQLHCAHLFTNGSVLVGELHGCGTLLNVVNLYKCRSEKVLPQPLVLYFTVCILHMVEELHQARLIHADIKPDNFLLGDRFLESESFDAENMDHGLVLIDFGQSIDMSLFPEGTAFTARCMTSGFQCTEMLSARPWNYQTDYFGIAGTVHCMMFGSYMQESSQRVVAGLFSYAAECPRLSDAAVSAQPACAFERHPAGELQQKAEQP; encoded by the exons ATGGATATTAACTTTTATCTGCA gaCCTTCGAAGCGAGTGTGAAGGACTACGCTGGGGATGACCCCCTCGACCCGTGGGATCA GTTTGTGCGGTTCCTGGAGTGCAGACTGCCATCAGAAGAGAAGAGGGGTATTTCTGTTGTGTTGGACCGCCTGGTACAGAGGTTTCTGCAGGATAAACGCTACCACAACGACCTCAGATACGTGAACCACTGCATTAAATGC GCCAGTTTCCACCCGGACGCGGCCCATGTGTACAGCTCGGTGCATGCGGAGGGCGTGGGCGCCCGCTGTGCTGCGCTCTACGTGTCCTGGGCTCAGCACTTGGAGCAGAAGGGGCAGTTGTCTCAGGCCCTGCAGGTGTACGAGAGGGCCGTGGAGTACCAGGCAGAGCCCCTGGACATCGTGCAGCACCACTGCGG ACTGTTCCAGAGCAGAACCGCAAAAAGTCAGACGATGGCGTCTG ACCACGTGCGGAGTCCTCTTCAGAATTCCCTGCTGGTCAACCAGAACCCCCCGCAGAGGGACCTGGTCCTGCCTCAGTGTAAG GAGCCTGAAAACGTTCCGGCCGACGGAACCGTTCGCAT AATCTCTCGCTCGGAGAACAACCCGAAAGCCAGCACCAGcgaggtggagtgtgtgtccatgtacTGTGTGAAGGAGCTACAGGGTGAAGGATTTGAACTGAGCTTTGAGGAGTTGAGAGCACGCCGCTACCACGGCCGGCGCAGACATGAGGAGGAGCACCGACATCAGG AGGAATCATTGAGGAGGtatgaagaggagaaagaggagataAGGAGAATGAAGAAACAGCTAGAAGAGCTTAACAACAAACTGAGTGAATCAGACCAG cagctgtttgtttcagtttcatGCAATGTTCAGGAACCAGTGAAACCTAGAAATACAGGGAGTCCTTCAGAAAGACCTGGGCCATGCCCCGCCCCTGTGTCTGGCCCCGCCCCCGCGTCTGGTCctggctctgtctctctctcccagaggCCTGCATCTCCAGCCCCAGTGGGCGGCTCTGAGCAAAGTCAGGCCCCAGCAGGAGAGCGCCCCCTTCTCTCTGTGAGGAGAAGCATGTCTAACCCGCTGAGGGAGGTGGGGTGTCTTctggcagacacacgcacggcgttacacacacaccccgcagcTGCCGCGACGCCCTCCAATTGGCGAGCGGCGTGTCTGAGTGTCAGCACACACGTGCTGCCCCAGTCTGTCCCTCTCGCCCGCGCCCCGACAGCAGCGAGTGTCCAGCAGGGGgacacaccagcaca AGACACGTCAGCAGAGGCAGACTCAATCACAGACA tgtctcaCGGAGCCCTGAACCACTCTCATATCACTCCTAACACATCTCTGGGTCTGATGGCAGCCACACCTTCCCGTGTGGTCCCCTCCCCCACCGTCAACACGCGTGAGGCTTTGG ACGTGATCATGGACATGTTCCAGGCCCCTACTCTACTCCAGGACACATTCTTCAACACCACGAGCCAGGCACATGACCACAGCCTTGAGAAGAGCTACAGAGCCCCTG gttcagCACCACCCGTCAAACCTCCTTCGTCGGCTCCTTTCAGGatctaccaggatgatggcGAGGAGAGCAGAGG GGCGGAGGTGGTGAAGGCCAAGGCAATGGCAGCACGCCCTTTGATGGAGGTCCCTATGTCCAAG GCCCTGAGCACTGATGTCGAGTCCCTGGGTGAGGATAGTGCCGTGTGGGGTCCACACTATGGCTCCAGCATCACTCGAGACATCACCCTAGACACACACCTGGTGTCCACTCCACTCCAGTACACCAGCCTGG AAAATGGTCCCAGAGGGTTCAGTGGTGTGGAGGAAAACCCATACATGCGTCAGCCCACCAAGCTCAG CCCTATCCTGGAGCAGAGTCCGTCTGAGGAGAAGCTGTCTGAGGGTGCTGAGAGCACTATGAGGGGGCAGGGCACAATCgtaggggagggggtgtgtctTCTACAGCATGGCCACGCCCTCTCCCTCAGCCAACACAACCAGACCGGCTGCAACACCAGCAGACAGCCACTGGCAGCTCTGTCCTTTCCAGAGCCCATGGTTGTGCCCGCCCCCGGTGAAGCTGACAGAGGCACCGGTGCCAAGCCCAGCTGGAGCGTCTATCAGAGCCCAGAGAGATCCAGCCACGCGGGCAGAGCGGGAGAGATCAGCGCACAGGCTCCACAGCCGTCTGTCAGAGAGCTCCAGCTGGAGCTTCCCGGCTCGACGCTGTGCTTGGGCCAGGAGGACGTCGATGTCCCTCTACCTGAGACGTCCTTCCACAGGCACAGACCACAGAAGCAGGTGTCCTGCGTGGATGTTCCCATGAGCCTGGACCCAGCTCCAGGGTTTGGCTGGCTTCCGGTGGAGAGTCCAGCTCGTATGACAGAATTGGACCTGTGTGTCCTGGGCAGGTCCACTCAGACACCCAGAGCAGCTCCTGGACCACTGCTGGTGAGCTCTAAACCCAGTGGGGCCGTGTACCAGAGCCCAGGGCGTCTGCTTAACCCCCACCACGTCCCTCTCTCCAGCTGCGACCCACTGGAGGAATCGGATGACCACTCACTCCCAGATCCCAGAAACCTTCTCTCCAAGAGATCCTTCAACAGGCAGATGTCAGAGAAAAGAGTCTTGGAAGTTGTAGGCGGTACTCAGAAGTCTCTTTTGGCGAGTCCGAAGCCAGCATTGACTCTTGTCCAGGATGTTCCCATGAGCCCAGGACCAGCCCTGGGCCTCAGCTGGCTCCACACGGACAGCCCGCCCCGCACGGATGAACCCGACCTGGACGTGCTGATGACGCCACGGCGCTCGCCTGTGGCGATGGACGTTTCAACGCCTCCTGCCCCTCAGCAGCGATGTGACGTGGACGTCCCCCTGAGTCCCACGCGGCAGTCTGCGTCCACGGCAGCTCCCACAC ggctgGTGCCTGACCCATGGGACGAGGACCTGATTGCGTCTCTGCTGTCTGGTCTCCTGACTCCTCTGTCGTCTTCCCCCAGCCTGAGTGTCTGCTCCCTCGATGTCCCTACCATCACACCGATGATGACTGTGAACATGG CTGAGGATTGTGTGCGCGTGGACTCTGTGCTGGGTCAGGGAGCCTTTGCTACCGTCTACCAGGCCACAAACCTTACAACCTGTCAGAAACTCACCCTGAAG GTGCAGAAGCCGGCCAACCCGTGGGAGTTCTACATCAACGGGCAGCTGAACTCCCGCGTCAAGCCCCGAGCGCGGCACCTGTTCACCCAGCTCCACTGCGCACACCTGTTCACCAACGGCAGCGTGCTTGTCGGAGAGCTGCACGGCTGTGGCACACTGCTG AATGTGGTGAACCTGTACAAGTGTCGTAGCGAGAAGGTGCTGCCCCAGCCACTGGTGCTCTACTTCACTGTGTGTATCCTCCACATGGTGGAGGAGCTACACCAGGCGCGCCTCATCCACGCCGACATCAAACCCGACAACTTCCTGCTCGGAGACAG GTTTCTGGAGAGCGAGAGCTTCGATGCGGAGAACATGGACCACGGTCTGGTTCTGATCGATTTCGGCCAAAGCATCGACATGAGCCTGTTCCCCGAGGGCACAGCCTTCACCGCACGCTGCATGACATCCGGCTTTCAGTGCACCGAGATGCTGAGCGCACGGCCCTGGAACTACCAG ACGGACTACTTTGGCATTGCTGGCACTGTGCACTGTATGATGTTTGGGTCATACATGCAG gAATCCTCACAGCGAGTTGTGGCAGGACTTTTTTCATATGCTGCTGAATGTCCCAGACTGTCGGACGCTGCCGTGTCTGCGCAGCCTGCGTGTGCGTTTGAACGCCACCCTGCAGGAGAATTACAGCAGAAAGCTGAGCAGCCTTAA